In Trichocoleus desertorum ATA4-8-CV12, a single genomic region encodes these proteins:
- a CDS encoding AAA family ATPase → MINILGYKSTYKIYESTSTVVYRGKDETKQASVIIKTLKSDYPTPKELYRLQHEYEIAKKLEIEGVVKPYRLEKHDLSLALILEDFGGESLSAFLDSEAYDLKQLLKIGIQLTSVLGEIHRNNIIHKDIKPQNIIINFETNQVKIADFSIASCLSRENQTISNPNLLEGTLAYMSPEQTGRMNRVIDYRTDFYSLGVTFYEMLTGQLPFVATDPIELVHCHIAKNPISPHQLNPEIPESVSAIVMKLLAKTAEDRYQSAYGIKADLEVCLNQPEGKGKIESFTPGQQDVSAQFQIPQKLYGRELETKTLMNAFERVSQGITEMVLVAGYSGVGKSVLVNEIHRPVVRQKGYFIAGKFDQFKRNIPYFSLVQAFQELVRQLLTESESQVMAWREKLLNELGSNGQVIIDVIPEVELIIGKQPALPHLSASESQNRFNLVFQEFIRVFAQKEHSLVLFLDDLQWADSASLKLIQLLMTAAGQQCLLLIGAYRDNEVNLLHPLIATLEEIQKNKAAIETITLSPLSGDDIRKLVADTFRCSLMKADSLAQLLSKKTDGNPFFLTQLLTTLYQEELVYYNTEVGLWQWKIEKIQDVETTDNVVDLMVKKLQQLSESTQNVLKLAACIGNTFDLSLLAIVNEKSLFSTATELWEALQVGLVLPLSEAYKLVLMNELEGFEQASSQEIVVSYRFLHDRVQQAAYLLIPEDHKKETHLKIGRSLLKDIEAAEQEENIFDIVNQLNIGASLILHQNEKDELAQLNLLAGRKAKAAAAYETSLKYLDTGLALLPSNSWDCCYNLTADLYIEAIEVAYLNTHFETAEELAKVFLNHAQDLLQKAKVYEVKIQFYIAQNQLQPAIASSLEVLAMLGEPLSEEPPKQVDIETLLDLPELTNPQKLAALRILMLLTPAALYANPALLPSIAFTMVNICIQYGNSPPAAYAYAFYGLILCGGRGNINPGYRYGQLGVRILERFNAKELKGKVSNMFNVFVRHWQEPVRNTIEPLREGVQSALETGDLEYGCYNAVSYCTYQIFIGEPLAVVREQQTKYIALVQGLKQEYQTYFLRINSQLVLNLMGEAEDPNCLVGTSFNEVEMLPALVASKNFTLLFCVYLAKAILFYLLGDYEQAVLHATLAAKHEGSMVGFLQVAQLNFYYSLSLLALYADEEVEEQSELLEQVRVNQERMQEWAHYAPENYSHKHQLIEAEMARVSERYFEATELYDRAIAGAREQGYVQEEAIANELAAKFYLSRNRAKLAQHYLLEAYHGYICWGATAKVKILEEKYSGLILNPTHSTSSGLSHTKTSSSLITGSVSALDVTAITKSSQAIASELVLDQLLQKLLRIVMENAGAQTSCLILEKAGQFVVEATSNVEQDEVIFWQSIPITSSQQLPISIVNYVARTLENLVLSDATQEGTFTRDPYIIKTRPKSILCTPILNKGRLIGLLYLENNLTAGAFTADRLEILSLLSSQVAISLENALLYSDLETATQNLKQANMQLEDYSHTLEKKVEERTLQLKENNTQLEGTLHELRQAQTQLIQTEKMSSLGQLVAGVAHEINNPVNFIHGNLNHANEYTRDLLELVHLYQQEYPSPSPDIETKIDEIELDFLSEDLPKLLKSMRVGAERIRQIVLSLRNFSRLDEADMKPVDMHEGIESTLLILQHRLQKKETGFAIEIFKKYGDLPLVECYAGQINQVLMNILSNAIDALEECSARQSSCKLLFTPEGKLLNSGLIRICTEMVNRDWVRIRIADNGMGMTEEVRQKLFDPFFTTKPVGSGTGLGLSISYQIVVEKHKGHLKCLSQLGEGSEFIIEIPTHYQR, encoded by the coding sequence ATGATTAACATCTTGGGCTATAAATCTACTTATAAAATTTATGAAAGCACTAGTACGGTTGTTTATAGAGGAAAAGATGAAACAAAGCAAGCCTCAGTTATTATCAAAACTCTAAAGTCTGACTACCCGACTCCAAAAGAACTATACAGACTTCAGCATGAATACGAGATCGCTAAAAAGCTTGAAATTGAAGGAGTTGTCAAACCCTATAGATTAGAAAAGCATGATTTAAGCTTGGCATTGATACTAGAAGACTTCGGTGGGGAGTCGTTGTCAGCTTTCTTGGATTCTGAAGCATATGACTTAAAGCAACTATTAAAAATCGGAATTCAACTAACTAGTGTTTTAGGGGAAATCCATCGGAATAATATTATACATAAAGATATTAAACCTCAAAATATTATTATTAACTTTGAAACGAATCAAGTCAAAATTGCTGACTTTTCAATTGCATCATGCCTCTCTAGAGAAAATCAAACAATCAGTAATCCAAATCTGCTAGAAGGCACACTAGCTTACATGTCGCCAGAGCAGACTGGGCGCATGAACCGAGTCATAGACTACCGTACAGACTTTTATTCTTTAGGGGTTACATTTTATGAAATGTTAACGGGTCAGTTGCCTTTTGTAGCCACGGACCCCATTGAATTGGTACATTGCCATATTGCCAAAAATCCAATTTCTCCTCACCAGCTCAATCCAGAGATTCCTGAATCTGTCTCTGCGATCGTGATGAAGCTATTGGCAAAAACTGCTGAAGACAGATACCAAAGTGCCTATGGTATTAAAGCTGACTTAGAGGTTTGCCTAAATCAGCCAGAAGGCAAGGGCAAGATTGAGAGCTTCACTCCAGGCCAGCAGGATGTCTCTGCTCAGTTCCAGATTCCACAAAAGTTGTATGGCCGAGAATTAGAAACTAAAACTTTGATGAATGCCTTTGAACGAGTTAGTCAAGGCATTACAGAGATGGTGTTAGTGGCGGGTTATTCTGGGGTTGGTAAATCAGTTTTAGTGAATGAAATTCATCGGCCTGTTGTCCGTCAAAAGGGATATTTTATCGCTGGTAAGTTTGACCAGTTTAAGCGTAATATTCCTTACTTTTCTCTTGTTCAAGCTTTTCAAGAGCTAGTGCGTCAACTCCTAACGGAGAGCGAGAGTCAAGTTATGGCCTGGCGTGAGAAATTACTGAATGAACTTGGTTCCAATGGTCAAGTCATTATTGATGTTATTCCTGAAGTTGAATTAATTATTGGCAAGCAACCTGCTCTGCCACATCTCAGTGCCTCAGAGTCCCAAAATCGATTTAATTTAGTCTTTCAAGAATTTATTAGAGTTTTTGCGCAAAAAGAACATTCCCTAGTTTTATTTCTAGATGATCTACAATGGGCAGATTCAGCCTCTTTGAAATTAATCCAGTTGCTGATGACGGCTGCTGGTCAGCAGTGTTTGTTACTGATTGGGGCTTATCGAGATAATGAAGTTAATCTACTACATCCCCTGATCGCAACCTTAGAGGAGATTCAAAAAAACAAAGCTGCTATAGAAACAATTACTTTATCACCCTTATCTGGTGATGACATCAGAAAACTAGTTGCTGATACATTCCGTTGCAGCTTGATGAAAGCTGATTCACTCGCTCAGTTGTTGTCAAAGAAAACAGATGGCAATCCTTTCTTCTTAACTCAGCTCCTGACCACGCTCTATCAGGAAGAATTAGTCTATTACAACACTGAAGTTGGCCTCTGGCAGTGGAAAATAGAAAAAATCCAAGATGTAGAAACCACAGATAATGTAGTTGATTTAATGGTTAAGAAGCTTCAACAACTTTCTGAATCAACGCAGAACGTACTGAAGCTAGCAGCTTGTATTGGTAACACTTTTGATCTAAGCCTTTTAGCGATTGTTAACGAAAAATCTTTGTTTTCCACCGCTACGGAGTTATGGGAAGCTTTACAAGTAGGGTTAGTTTTACCTTTAAGTGAAGCCTACAAGCTAGTTTTGATGAACGAACTGGAGGGATTTGAGCAAGCTAGCAGTCAGGAGATTGTTGTTAGCTATCGTTTTTTACATGACCGAGTTCAGCAAGCAGCTTATTTACTAATTCCTGAAGACCACAAGAAAGAAACTCATTTAAAGATAGGGCGATCGCTACTAAAGGATATTGAAGCAGCAGAGCAAGAAGAAAACATCTTTGATATTGTTAACCAGCTTAATATTGGAGCTAGCTTAATACTCCATCAAAATGAAAAAGATGAGCTAGCCCAATTAAATTTACTGGCAGGCCGAAAAGCAAAAGCGGCAGCAGCTTACGAAACTTCACTGAAATATCTCGATACAGGCTTGGCACTCCTGCCTAGCAATAGTTGGGATTGCTGTTACAACTTGACCGCCGATCTGTATATAGAAGCCATTGAAGTGGCCTATCTAAATACTCACTTTGAAACAGCGGAAGAACTTGCCAAAGTTTTTCTCAATCATGCCCAAGACCTATTGCAGAAAGCCAAGGTCTATGAAGTAAAAATTCAGTTTTATATTGCTCAAAATCAGTTGCAGCCTGCGATCGCTAGCTCTTTAGAAGTTTTAGCAATGTTGGGTGAACCCCTAAGTGAAGAGCCTCCGAAACAGGTAGACATAGAAACATTGCTTGATCTACCTGAATTGACTAACCCTCAGAAGCTAGCGGCTTTGCGAATCCTTATGCTGCTGACGCCAGCGGCTTTGTATGCAAATCCTGCTTTACTACCCTCGATCGCTTTCACAATGGTCAATATTTGCATTCAGTATGGTAATTCTCCCCCTGCTGCCTATGCCTATGCCTTTTATGGGCTGATTTTGTGTGGCGGTCGCGGCAACATTAACCCTGGCTATCGCTATGGCCAGCTCGGCGTCAGAATTTTAGAGCGCTTCAATGCTAAAGAACTGAAAGGCAAAGTTTCCAATATGTTTAATGTTTTTGTCAGACATTGGCAAGAACCTGTTCGCAATACCATTGAGCCTTTACGGGAGGGAGTTCAAAGCGCTTTAGAAACAGGTGATTTGGAGTATGGTTGCTATAACGCTGTCTCTTACTGTACTTATCAGATTTTTATCGGAGAGCCTTTAGCAGTCGTTCGTGAACAGCAAACTAAATATATTGCTCTAGTACAAGGTCTGAAGCAGGAATACCAAACTTACTTCTTACGGATTAACAGCCAACTAGTGCTCAACTTAATGGGTGAGGCCGAAGACCCAAACTGTTTGGTAGGCACAAGTTTTAATGAAGTTGAGATGCTACCTGCTTTGGTTGCCTCTAAGAACTTTACTTTACTGTTCTGTGTTTACTTAGCTAAAGCTATTCTCTTCTATTTGTTGGGTGATTACGAGCAAGCAGTGTTACATGCCACATTAGCTGCAAAGCATGAGGGCAGTATGGTTGGGTTCTTACAGGTAGCTCAACTTAACTTCTACTATTCTCTGAGCTTGTTAGCTCTTTATGCTGATGAGGAAGTGGAGGAGCAGAGCGAACTGTTAGAGCAAGTCCGAGTCAACCAGGAACGGATGCAGGAATGGGCGCACTATGCACCTGAAAACTATAGTCATAAACACCAACTCATAGAAGCAGAAATGGCTCGTGTCTCCGAGCGATATTTTGAGGCCACAGAACTCTACGATCGTGCGATCGCAGGTGCCAGAGAGCAAGGGTATGTCCAGGAAGAAGCGATCGCCAATGAATTAGCGGCTAAGTTTTATCTCTCTCGCAATCGAGCGAAGCTAGCTCAGCACTACTTGTTGGAGGCATATCATGGTTATATCTGCTGGGGAGCAACCGCTAAAGTCAAAATTTTAGAAGAAAAGTATTCTGGACTGATTCTGAACCCAACCCACTCTACCTCATCAGGATTGAGCCACACAAAGACATCCTCTAGCCTGATTACAGGTAGTGTGAGTGCTTTGGATGTGACCGCAATTACTAAATCATCCCAGGCGATCGCGAGTGAACTGGTTCTCGATCAGCTGCTACAAAAGCTTTTGCGGATTGTGATGGAGAATGCAGGGGCGCAAACAAGCTGTTTGATCTTGGAGAAAGCAGGACAGTTTGTGGTGGAAGCAACGAGCAATGTAGAACAAGACGAGGTTATTTTTTGGCAATCCATTCCTATCACGTCTAGTCAGCAACTTCCTATTTCTATCGTCAACTATGTTGCTAGAACTTTGGAAAATTTAGTTCTGAGCGATGCCACCCAGGAAGGAACTTTTACTAGAGATCCTTACATTATTAAAACTCGGCCAAAGTCTATTCTTTGTACACCTATCCTCAACAAGGGTAGATTGATTGGCTTGCTGTACTTAGAAAACAACTTAACCGCAGGGGCATTTACTGCCGATCGCTTAGAGATTTTAAGTCTTCTGTCATCTCAAGTCGCCATCTCTTTAGAGAATGCTTTGCTATATAGCGATTTGGAAACAGCGACCCAGAACTTAAAACAGGCCAATATGCAACTGGAAGACTATAGCCATACGCTAGAGAAAAAGGTTGAAGAACGAACTCTACAACTCAAGGAAAACAATACTCAGCTGGAAGGAACGCTACATGAATTGAGGCAAGCTCAGACCCAACTGATTCAAACTGAGAAAATGTCAAGCTTGGGTCAGCTGGTGGCGGGTGTGGCTCACGAGATTAATAATCCGGTGAATTTTATTCATGGCAATCTCAATCATGCCAACGAGTATACTCGAGACTTGTTAGAACTCGTGCATCTCTATCAGCAAGAATATCCTAGTCCATCTCCTGATATTGAGACCAAAATTGACGAGATCGAATTGGACTTCTTAAGTGAGGATCTACCTAAATTGCTGAAATCGATGCGAGTTGGCGCAGAACGAATTCGGCAGATTGTGTTGTCGCTGAGAAATTTCTCTCGGCTAGATGAGGCTGATATGAAGCCAGTTGACATGCATGAAGGCATTGAGAGTACTTTGTTGATCTTGCAACATCGACTGCAAAAGAAAGAAACAGGCTTTGCGATCGAGATTTTTAAGAAGTATGGAGATTTACCACTCGTAGAATGCTATGCGGGTCAGATCAATCAAGTATTGATGAACATCCTCAGCAATGCGATCGATGCTTTAGAGGAATGCAGCGCTCGGCAGTCTAGCTGCAAACTACTATTCACCCCAGAAGGCAAGCTACTAAACTCAGGGCTCATTCGCATTTGTACAGAGATGGTTAATCGTGATTGGGTTAGAATTCGGATTGCGGACAACGGTATGGGGATGACAGAGGAAGTCCGCCAAAAACTTTTTGACCCCTTCTTTACCACAAAACCAGTGGGCTCCGGGACAGGTTTAGGGCTGTCAATCAGCTATCAAATCGTAGTTGAAAAGCATAAGGGCCATCTTAAATGCCTCTCTCAACTCGGAGAAGGCTCAGAGTTTATCATTGAAATTCCCACTCATTACCAAAGGTAG
- a CDS encoding amino acid adenylation domain-containing protein: MTFDGDRAQVDPAQLDEEVLIFPTSSAQQRLWFLDQLLPNSSLYNLAAVVRLQGALDIATLTASFQAIVQRHESLRTTFEIVDGDPMQVISPVSNWQLSRIDLQHLETTEQDTEIQRLATEDAQHPFNLSRGPLMRTTLLQLSATENLLLLSMHHIISDQWSFNVLFQELSTFYATLSQGQTPVLPELPIQYGDFAQWQQDWLQGEVKATLLNYWTQQLSGDLPSLQLPTDRPRPAVQSFRGDTYTFTISDRLTTDLKTLTQREGATLFMTLLATFKTLLHRYSGQEDIIVGSPIANRDRVEIEGLIGFFVNTLVLRTDFSGNPSFRTLLKRVQQVTLGAYEHQELPFEQLVEALHPERNLSQNPLFQVMFVLQNATVPTIDSELLLSALDIPSHTAKFDLTFAVEETADGLSIAIEYSSDLFDAATIARMAGHYQTLLAGIVAQPEQPLSQLPLLTETEQQQFSAWNQHDQQYPAQVCLHQWFEQQVARSPDAIAVSFEHQHLTYQDLNQRANQLGHYLQKLGVQPETLVGICVDRSLDMIIGILGILKAGGAYVPLDPTYPAARLAFILEDAQVSVLLTQTSLLSRISAPKAYTICLDQEPAIAQASQDNPTSGATPDNLAYIIYTSGSTGKPKGVLINHANVARLFQATQAWFHFTERDVWTFFHSYAFDFSVWELWGALLYGGRVVVVPYHISRSPDTFYDLLCTEQVTVLNQTPSAFRQLMRVEASLDVLKPLALRLVIFGGEALEIQSLKPWFDRHGDQQPQLVNMYGITETTVHVTYRPLAIADLTGASGSVIGQPIPDLQLYILDQQQQPVPIGVPGEMYIGGAGLARGYLNRPDLTHERFIAHPFSSNSAARLYKSGDLARRLANGDIEYLGRIDHQVKIRGFRIELGEIESALSQHPDIREAVVLVREDIPGNQRLVAYLATDLLPDRVPVQSQCLVELPDFCLLEVTTVDLSLDGVCLAGIPITAVIGQRIHLRLQLPHLAEQWLDGAIAWQQANQIGVEFDLTPAQQTLMRQTLESLLETQGFLKTLQRTITQNLRAFLQHKLPDYMVPDRFLLLPSLPLTANGKVDRRALPAPDQSRLATKDAIALPRTATEEKLLALWSKTLDIAELSIYDNFFELGGNSLLAAQLVLAARERLQVKLPVRCLFEQPTIAGLAAAIEALRHADLSHVTAAVDLPAEAVLPPEISPPTPVTSAAELRHVLLTGATGFLGAFLLHELLQQTQANVYCLVRASEPQQGLQRIQQALEKYELWSPNLSHRIIPVLGDLAQPLLGLAPETFAQLAHQIEAIYHNGADVNFLKPYSQLKAANVLGTQAILQLACQSRTKFVHYVSTVAIFGARSDVAATVIAEDTNIDGYEASLSLGYAQSKWVAEKLIWIAKSRGLPVTVFRAGAIAGSSQTGITNTQDFESSFTKGCIQMGYFPDLGNEQQAFVPVDFASQAIVHLSQQPEAIGQAFHLVNPQPISSVEFFELLYSKGYPLTKLPYEQWREHLMQSLATTPDSASDNALAPFITLYQEEVDQEPSNPSESDLRASGFDCHHVLHGLRNSAIACPSVNQLVDIYLSYFSRSGFLASPQFH; encoded by the coding sequence ATGACATTTGATGGCGATCGCGCTCAGGTTGATCCGGCACAGCTAGATGAAGAGGTTCTGATTTTTCCGACTTCTTCTGCCCAGCAACGCTTGTGGTTTTTAGATCAGTTATTGCCCAATAGCTCACTCTACAATTTGGCGGCTGTGGTACGTCTGCAAGGAGCCTTAGACATTGCCACCTTAACAGCCAGCTTCCAAGCAATTGTGCAGCGCCATGAAAGCCTGCGAACTACATTCGAGATTGTGGATGGAGACCCTATGCAGGTGATCTCTCCTGTCAGCAACTGGCAACTATCCCGGATTGATTTGCAGCATTTAGAGACCACCGAGCAAGATACTGAAATTCAGCGCTTAGCCACGGAGGACGCTCAACATCCTTTCAACCTCAGTCGTGGCCCCCTGATGCGAACCACGCTGTTGCAACTCTCTGCTACCGAGAACTTGTTGCTGCTGAGCATGCACCACATCATTTCGGATCAGTGGTCGTTTAATGTGTTGTTTCAAGAGTTATCGACCTTTTATGCTACTTTATCACAAGGTCAAACTCCTGTACTACCAGAGCTACCCATTCAGTATGGTGACTTCGCTCAGTGGCAGCAAGATTGGCTCCAAGGCGAGGTGAAAGCCACGCTCCTCAATTACTGGACCCAGCAACTGAGCGGTGACCTGCCCAGCTTACAACTCCCAACCGATCGCCCCCGTCCAGCGGTGCAAAGCTTTCGGGGAGACACTTATACCTTTACGATCAGCGATCGCCTGACCACAGACCTCAAAACCTTAACGCAGCGAGAAGGAGCAACGTTGTTCATGACGTTGTTAGCGACCTTCAAAACCTTGCTGCATCGGTACAGTGGACAGGAAGACATTATTGTCGGTTCTCCCATTGCCAATCGCGATCGCGTTGAAATTGAAGGACTGATTGGCTTCTTTGTCAATACCTTAGTTCTCCGCACCGATTTCTCTGGCAACCCCAGTTTTCGTACCTTGCTCAAACGAGTCCAGCAAGTCACCTTAGGTGCCTATGAGCATCAGGAATTGCCGTTTGAGCAGTTGGTGGAAGCCCTGCATCCAGAGCGCAACTTGAGCCAGAATCCCTTGTTTCAAGTGATGTTTGTGCTGCAAAATGCCACGGTCCCAACCATCGACTCTGAATTACTGTTGAGTGCGTTGGATATCCCCAGTCACACTGCCAAGTTTGATCTCACGTTTGCGGTAGAAGAAACAGCCGACGGCTTGAGTATCGCGATCGAGTACAGTAGCGACTTGTTTGATGCCGCAACGATCGCACGGATGGCAGGTCATTACCAGACTTTACTGGCGGGAATTGTTGCCCAGCCTGAGCAACCGCTCTCTCAGTTACCTTTATTGACTGAGACAGAACAACAACAGTTCTCTGCGTGGAACCAGCATGACCAGCAGTATCCTGCACAGGTTTGCTTACATCAGTGGTTCGAGCAGCAAGTCGCGCGATCGCCTGATGCCATTGCAGTCAGCTTTGAGCACCAGCACCTCACGTACCAAGACCTGAATCAACGGGCGAATCAACTGGGGCATTATCTCCAAAAATTAGGAGTCCAACCCGAAACGTTGGTGGGGATCTGTGTCGATCGCTCCCTAGACATGATCATAGGTATCCTCGGCATTCTTAAAGCAGGAGGAGCCTATGTGCCACTTGATCCCACCTATCCCGCAGCGCGGTTGGCTTTCATCCTAGAAGACGCTCAAGTATCAGTCTTACTGACTCAAACATCCTTGCTGTCCAGAATTTCCGCCCCCAAAGCTTACACTATATGCTTGGATCAGGAGCCAGCGATCGCCCAGGCAAGTCAAGATAATCCTACCAGTGGAGCCACACCGGACAATTTGGCTTACATCATTTACACCTCCGGTTCTACAGGCAAACCAAAAGGGGTGTTGATTAACCATGCCAATGTGGCGCGTCTTTTCCAGGCTACGCAAGCTTGGTTTCACTTCACCGAACGAGATGTCTGGACGTTCTTTCACTCCTACGCCTTCGATTTCTCGGTATGGGAACTCTGGGGGGCGTTGCTCTATGGCGGTCGAGTCGTTGTTGTTCCCTATCACATCAGTCGCTCACCCGATACCTTTTACGATCTCCTTTGCACAGAGCAAGTAACAGTGCTCAACCAAACGCCCTCAGCCTTCCGCCAACTGATGCGAGTAGAAGCATCGCTGGATGTGCTCAAGCCATTGGCCTTGCGACTGGTGATCTTTGGAGGAGAAGCCCTAGAAATACAAAGCTTGAAACCCTGGTTCGATCGCCACGGCGATCAGCAACCACAGCTCGTCAATATGTACGGCATCACAGAAACAACTGTACATGTGACTTATCGGCCCTTAGCGATCGCTGACTTGACGGGAGCCTCTGGCAGTGTCATCGGTCAGCCGATCCCTGATTTGCAGCTCTACATCCTCGATCAGCAACAACAACCCGTGCCAATCGGTGTACCTGGAGAAATGTACATTGGTGGCGCAGGTTTAGCCAGAGGCTACCTCAACCGTCCTGATTTGACTCATGAACGGTTCATTGCTCACCCCTTTAGTTCTAACTCTGCCGCCCGCCTGTATAAATCAGGTGACTTAGCTCGCCGCTTAGCTAATGGAGACATTGAATATCTGGGACGCATCGATCACCAAGTCAAAATTCGAGGTTTTCGGATTGAGTTAGGTGAAATTGAGTCTGCTTTGAGCCAACATCCCGACATTCGGGAAGCCGTGGTACTGGTCCGCGAAGATATCCCTGGCAACCAGCGCCTCGTCGCCTATCTCGCAACCGATTTACTACCCGATCGCGTGCCAGTGCAGAGTCAATGCTTAGTCGAATTGCCTGACTTTTGCCTACTGGAGGTGACTACTGTAGACCTCTCCCTGGACGGAGTTTGCCTAGCGGGCATTCCCATCACCGCAGTCATCGGTCAACGCATTCATTTGAGGTTGCAGTTGCCTCACCTGGCGGAGCAGTGGTTAGACGGGGCGATCGCTTGGCAGCAAGCTAATCAGATTGGGGTTGAATTTGATTTGACACCCGCTCAGCAAACCCTGATGCGCCAAACTCTAGAGTCACTTCTAGAAACGCAAGGATTCCTCAAGACGCTGCAGCGCACAATCACCCAAAATCTGCGGGCTTTTCTCCAGCACAAACTGCCTGACTACATGGTGCCCGATCGCTTCCTATTATTGCCCAGCCTACCTTTAACCGCCAATGGCAAAGTTGATCGCCGCGCTTTACCTGCCCCCGATCAAAGCCGTTTAGCAACCAAGGATGCGATCGCTCTGCCCCGCACCGCCACGGAGGAGAAACTGCTAGCGCTCTGGAGTAAAACGCTGGATATTGCCGAACTCAGCATCTATGACAACTTCTTTGAGCTAGGGGGTAACTCACTCCTAGCCGCTCAGTTAGTGCTAGCAGCGCGGGAAAGGTTGCAAGTCAAACTTCCAGTCCGATGCCTGTTTGAGCAACCTACGATCGCAGGGCTGGCGGCAGCAATTGAAGCGCTACGTCATGCAGATCTGTCTCACGTAACGGCTGCGGTAGATTTACCAGCAGAGGCGGTTCTCCCACCTGAAATCTCTCCCCCGACTCCAGTCACCTCCGCTGCTGAGTTACGCCATGTGCTGCTGACGGGAGCCACGGGGTTTCTGGGAGCCTTCCTTCTACATGAATTATTGCAGCAGACTCAAGCGAATGTTTACTGCTTAGTCCGAGCCTCGGAACCACAGCAGGGATTGCAACGCATCCAGCAAGCTCTGGAGAAGTATGAGTTGTGGAGTCCCAACTTGAGCCATCGGATTATCCCTGTTTTAGGTGATTTAGCTCAACCGTTGCTCGGTCTTGCCCCAGAAACCTTTGCTCAACTGGCTCACCAAATTGAAGCGATTTACCACAATGGCGCAGATGTAAATTTCTTGAAGCCTTACTCTCAGCTCAAGGCCGCCAACGTTTTAGGCACTCAAGCTATTTTGCAACTAGCTTGCCAGAGTAGAACTAAATTCGTCCATTATGTTTCTACCGTGGCGATTTTCGGAGCGCGTTCTGATGTCGCTGCCACAGTCATTGCAGAAGATACCAACATTGATGGTTACGAGGCTAGTCTCAGCCTAGGTTATGCCCAGAGCAAATGGGTGGCTGAAAAGTTAATCTGGATTGCGAAGTCGAGGGGATTACCTGTCACGGTCTTTCGGGCAGGGGCGATCGCGGGATCGAGCCAAACGGGGATCACCAACACCCAAGACTTTGAATCGAGCTTCACTAAGGGCTGCATCCAGATGGGCTACTTTCCTGATCTAGGCAATGAGCAGCAAGCCTTTGTCCCTGTCGATTTTGCCAGTCAAGCGATCGTGCATCTCTCCCAACAACCAGAGGCGATCGGTCAAGCCTTTCACCTGGTTAATCCTCAGCCCATTTCTAGCGTAGAATTCTTCGAGTTGCTCTACTCCAAGGGCTACCCGCTGACTAAACTACCTTACGAGCAATGGCGAGAGCACCTAATGCAGTCTCTGGCAACCACTCCAGACAGTGCTTCAGACAATGCCCTAGCTCCCTTCATCACCTTATATCAAGAAGAGGTTGATCAAGAGCCATCTAACCCATCTGAGTCTGATCTCCGGGCATCGGGGTTTGATTGTCATCATGTCTTGCATGGGTTAAGAAACAGCGCGATCGCTTGCCCCTCAGTGAACCAGTTAGTTGATATCTATCTGTCTTACTTCAGCCGTAGTGGTTTCCTCGCGTCTCCCCAATTTCACTAG